A genomic stretch from Telopea speciosissima isolate NSW1024214 ecotype Mountain lineage chromosome 7, Tspe_v1, whole genome shotgun sequence includes:
- the LOC122669363 gene encoding protein SRG1, producing MAPVPISSIKVGHIDDVQELRKTQPTTVPDRYVRDMSERPTLEVSSSVSPQSSSLHVPIIDLSKLFGGNEEDQSTQTELLKLASACEEWGFFQVVNHGIDLGLLESIEKIAMEFFMLPLGEKQRYPMAPGTVQGYGHAFVFSEDQKLDWCNMLALGVEPYYIRNPKLWPTEPVDFSETLETYSTNIRKLCQNLLGFIAMSLGLKQDMFNEMFGVAVQAVRMNYYPPCSRPDLVLGLSPHSDGSALTVLQQGKGSSVGLQILKDNTWVPVQPVPNALVINIGDTIEVLTNGKYKSVEHRAVTHKEKDRLSIVTFYAPSYEIELGPLPELVDENRPSMYRRYNHGEYSLHYVTNKLQGKKTIDFAKIQNNISS from the exons ATGGCTCCTGTACCCATTTCTTCAATCAAGGTTGGTCACATTGACGACGTTCAAGAGCTAAGAAAGACTCAACCAACAACAGTCCCGGACAGATACGTCCGTGACATGTCCGAGCGGCCGACACTCGAAGTGTCTTCGAGTGTCAGCCCTCAGTCTTCATCCCTGCATGTCCCTATTATTGATCTATCAAAACTGTTTGGTGGCAATGAAGAAGATCAATCAACACAGACAGAATTATTGAAGCTCGCCTCTGCCTGTGAGGAATGGGGCTTCTTTCAG GTTGTTAACCATGGGATAGACCTTGGCTTGCTAGAGAGTATAGAGAAGATAGCCATGGAATTCTTCATGTTACCTTTGGGGGAGAAACAGAGGTACCCAATGGCTCCAGGGACAGTTCAGGGATATGGTCACGCATTCGTGTTCTCAGAGGATCAAAAGCTGGACTGGTGCAACATGTTAGCTCTAGGAGTTGAGCCTTACTACATAAGAAACCCAAAACTTTGGCCAACAGAACCAGTTGATTTCAG TGAAACTCTTGAGACATACTCAACAAACATAAGGAAGCTTTGTCAAAATCTATTGGGATTCATAGCCATGAGTCTGGGATTGAAGCAAGACATGTTCAATGAGATGTTTGGGGTGGCTGTGCAAGCAGTGAGAATGAATTACTATCCACCATGCTCAAGGCCAGACCTTGTGCTGGGTCTGAGCCCTCACTCTGATGGAAGTGCCCTTACAGTATTGCAGCAAGGCAAAGGCAGTTCAGTGGGTCTTCAGATCCTCAAGGACAACACTTGGGTGCCTGTTCAACCTGTCCCAAATgctcttgtcatcaacataggtgACACCATAGAA GTTCTCACTAATGGCAAATACAAAAGTGTCGAGCACAGAGCGGTGACGCACAAGGAGAAGGACCGCCTTTCCATTGTGACATTCTATGCTCCAAGCTATGAGATCGAACTCGGCCCGCTGCCGGAATTGGTGGACGAAAACAGACCCAGCATGTATAGAAGATACAATCATGGAGAGTATAGTCTCCACTATGTCACTAACAagctgcaaggcaagaagactATTGATTTTGCCAAGATTCAGAACAACATATCATCTTAA